Part of the Nicotiana sylvestris chromosome 2, ASM39365v2, whole genome shotgun sequence genome, CAAGGATTTGTGTATATTTCCCGATATTCAATTGCCTGTGGGAtttaagatgcctaagtttgatttgtatgacgggcacggagacccggtggcccacttgaggggattctgtagtaaaatgagaggagctagTGGGAAAGATGAGTTGTTAATGGCAAactttagccagagtctgagtggttcggcattggagtggtacactcgtcaggatcacagcagatggtatacctgggatgatttggctTAAGTATTCGCCCGTTATTTCCAGTACAACATTAAGATTGTTCCAGACCATTTGTCTTTAACTaaaattgagaagaagcctagtgaaagtttcagagaatatggctTCTGCTAGAGAGAACAAGCGACAAGAGTTAACCCCTCGATGGAGGAAAGCAAAATGGTGGAGTACCTTCTACAGGCTCTGGAGCCCACTTACTTTGGCCATCTGATATCGGCCATAGGCAAATCGTTCAACGAGGTAGTCACcatgggtggcatggtggaagagggcTTAAATCAAGtaaatcatgagttactcggctatcaaggcaactacccaggccatccaaaactGTACTGGGAGagtgattggaaagaagaagaaggaagatgtgGCAATAATTaattcaggatcatggtttggacccagGGGCCTGTCATAGcaatatacccagcctcgaccccatcaCCAAACCTACACTCAAACCTCATATAATCCACCCAAACACTACCTCCCGTCACCAGACCCTCATATTTTTGTTCACCACGTCCAGACATATACCCAACCTCCTGCGTACACACAATGGCGTGCCCCATCCCCACAgaacacctacccagctccacgaaatgcttacccacccccacaagcctaccgaaaccctACCAGTCCCGGTTTCTGACCCAATCCAACATTCAAAAATAAGAGGTTGCACCgaaagaaaaccttcaccccattgggagaatcttataccaatttattccatagattgaggcagttggatatgctgaggctaattgagtcgaaattgccaaaccctcctccaaagaatcttgattattCTGTGAGCTATGAATATTGTTCTAGTACTCCGGGGCACGATACGGAGAAGTGCTGGAacttgaaaaatgccatccaggAGCTTATTGACACAAACTGGATTGAAGTCCAgactccagaggcacccaacgTCAACCAGAACCTATTGCCAACCCATCAGGAaacaaacatgatcgagatagtacataagggaggggagcccaagaagccttcacagataGTCaggatgattcggtccagtgaggtcaagccaTTTAAAAAATCAatagttgaaggatcagtgaacaagttgaaCAGGGCAAACGGTGAATCATCTGTGTTAGTCAAGGAAGGATCCCCTAGTGATGTTGCGGCGAagtaagaaaagtcaaaagtagttgtgccaggagtggcaaacaagcctatcataattgtagagggtgcccgtacggatcctgtcatcatcaagcctatAACCTAGTTGTCGGTAATCAGCACCATGGCCATCCCAtagaactatgaacgggtgatagtgacctataagggaaaggaagtgaaagaagaagtcaatgaggcccagggattaactcgttTGGGGAGATGATGTACtcggaagagttaaggaaagctaaaacatccagagataacctagttctagtgaagaaagcAGTGACTGAAGAAAAGGCGGAGGAAtttctgagaaaaatgaaggtacaagattattccatcatggagcagttgagaaagatgcctgctcagatttcattgttgtcattgttaatccactcagacgagcatcgtcgggccttgatgaaaattctgaacgaggctcatgttcccgacaaaatttcagtaaaccatctggaaaagatcgccaacaaaatatttgaggtgaacagagtcaccttctctgatgatgagttgcctgtggaaggtactgaacatAATAGAGCTCTCTATATTatggtaaaatgtgaagattctgtggttacaagggtattagttgacaatggtttcaatacaaacatctgccctctcactactctgaacaagttgaaagtggatgatgagaggatttacaagaacaacatctgcgttcggggatttgacggtggagggaaagattcagttggtgatatagtgcttgagttgacaataggaccggtggaattcaccatggagttccaggtgctagaCGTAGCTGTCtcttacaatttgctattaggtcgaccttggattcatgccacCAAAGCAGTCTCGTCCACTCTGCACCAGATgctcaagtttgaatgggatagacaagagatcgttGCGCATGGTGAAGATAActtgtgtgctcacagtgatgcctctGTCCTGTTCATTGAAGTTGAAGATGACAAAAggccttgggtctatcaagtttttgaaacagtgCCAGTAGAGAAGGTTCTAGAAGGGAAATATGTTCCAACCCCAAAGATAAcctccgcatcagtcatggtggcctttgaaatgctgaaaaatggctttgtgccCGATAAAAGTCTGGGTGCATCTCTACAGGGTATCATACAGCCAGTGTCCTTCCCTAATAATTTGGGTATGTTtggtcttggattcaaacctacaacgtcagatgtgaaaagggctaaaaggttgaaacagaagGTGTGGGCACTTCCAAAGCCTGTTCCACGTCTCTCCACGTCTTTTGTCACGCCCGGTGCTAGGAAACGCCCAGTGATGGCagttccaagttctgtggttgacattgatgaggagttaattaaaaggttccagaggttgttcgatgatgtgaacatgatggaagttggagaaggttctagcaaatcGGACGTGCAGTTCGTCAGGCCGaatgcaaagcttaacaattggaaggctactcctctccctaccaggaaggagtcttggtagtttgttttgttttcctttctatctgggtcattccagggttgtgactcagacttttatttttcgcttgttgatgtacaaaaccttgttatcctttattttaatgaaatgcaatttccctttccatcactcctgatagttttattttgttttctttttcttctttgtacaatttttatgctagtttcaatgacatgacatgcatgaggaatcttcagcccagtcttaaaagtcaacctaattctgaaataataatccaagaaatagagtgtgatgatgaatcagaatatgatgaggatgaggcctttgaagagattagtaagaaactaagtcattttgaagaaaaacccaagcctaacctgaatgatacaTGAGCAATCAATTTAGTGgacccagataatgtcagagaagctaagataagtgtccatcttgaaccacaaatcagggaataaataattaaagcattgtttgagtataaggatatttttgcatggtcgtatgatgacattcCAGGTTTAagtaccgatttggtggtccataaattgcTAATTGATCCAGCATTTCCTCCTattaagcagaagttgagaaagttcaaaagtgacatgagtgtaaagattaaagaagaggtcataAAGCaacttgatgcaaaggtcattcgggtcacgcggtatcccacgtggttagccaatgttgtgcctgtgccaaagaagggtggtaagaccagagtgtgtgttgattaccgtgatctcaacaaggcaagtctaAAGGACAACTTCTCATTGCtgaatatccacattttgatcgataattatgccaagcatgagattgggtcttttgtagatttctatacgggctatcatcagattttaatggatgaggaagatgcggaaaagacgtaattcatcacgccatggggaacatactgctacagggtcatgccttttggtttgaaaaatgctggggcaacttacatgagggctataacaaccatattccatgacatgatacacaaggagatcgaggtttacatggatgatgtgatcataaagtccaggaagcagtctgaccacgttAGAGATTTGAAAAAGTTTTTCcagaggctccgcaggtacatccttaagctcaatcctgcaaagtgtgcattcggtgtTCTATCGGGGAAATTGTTGGAATTCATAGTTAGTCAGCGGGGCATTGAATTgtatccgtcaaagatcaaagctattcaggaaatTCCATCTCCAAGGAACAAGTCTGAAGTGATAAGTCTAttagggaggctgaactacatcagtaggtttatgGCTCAGCTCACGACagcttgtgagcctatctttaacctggtgaagaaggatattgcggtcaagtggactgatgagtgtcaggaaacatttgataagataaaggggtacttgtcaaaaccacctgtgttggtcccaccagaatcGGAAAGACCTTttattctgtatttgacggtcttggataattcatttggttgtgtattgggtcagcatgacatcactggcagaaAAGAGCAAGCGATCTACTATCTCAACAAGAAATTCACATCTtgtgaggttaagtatactccccttgagaggACGTGCTGTTCCatgacttgggtagcacagaagttgaagcattatttgtcatcctacactacttacctcatttctcgtctagatcctttaaagtacatctttcagaagcctatgcccatagggagacttgcaaagtggcagattttgctcacagaattcgatattatctatgtgactcggaccacgatgaaagcccaagcgttggcagatcacttggccgaaaatccggtagatgaagaatatgaacatTTGAGGACttactttcctgatgaagaggtgatgcacattgacaAGGTCGAGAAGGAGGAAAAGcccggttggaaacttttctttgatgggatCGCTAatatgaaaggcgttgggataggagttgTACTCATTGCTGAAATAGAGCATCACTACCCTGTCActgctcagcttcgtttctattgcaccaacaacatggccgagtgcGAAGcgtgcattctgggtttgagatTAGCTATAGATATGggaatccaggaagtcttggtcttgggagactcgaaccttctggtgcaccagattcaaggagaatgagaGACGCGGGaattaaagcttataccgtatcgacaatggctgcatgatctttgtcaacggttttgatcaatagaattcaagcacattccaaggaACCATAATaaggttgctgatgctttggctaccttggcgtcaatgttacatcacccagataaggcttatgttgaccctttgtaTATTCAagtccgcgatcagcatgcttactataacatggtggaagaagaacttgactgtgaaccttggttccatgatatcagagagtacatcagaatgggggtatATCTGGTATAGagcacaggggatcaaaagagaacaattcgtcgaTTGGCAAGGGGATTTTTATTCAGtgggggagttttgtacaaaagaactccagatcttgggttgttaagatgcatagttgctagacaagccacaaccatcatgaccgaagtacactCTGgggtttgcgggccgcatatgagtgggtatattctggcaaagaagattcttcaagcgggttattattggctcaccatggagcgagattgtatcagttttgagCGCAAATgccatcaatgccaggtacatggagatttgattcattctccaccatctgaattgcatacgatgtccgcaccgtggccctttgttgcttggggtatggatgtcatcggaccaatcgagccagcatcatccaatggacacaggttcattctggtggccatcgattatttcactaagtgggttgaagctaaaactttcaaatctgtgaccaagaaggcagtggtcgattttgttcattcaaatatcatttgtcggtttagaatcccaaaggtgatcatcacagataatggtgcgaaacttaatagtcatctgatgaaggaagtgtgtcaacagtttaagattacacattgcAATTCCACCCTATACCGCCCCAAAGTGAATGGagtagtcgaggcagccaacaagaacataaagaagatacttcggaaaatggtgcaaggttccaaacaatggcatgagaagttgcccctcgcgttgttgggttatcgcactactgttcgcacttcattaggtgcaactccttatttattggtatatggcacaaaagcagtgatacccgcagaagttgaaatcacatcccttcggatcgttgctgaagccgaaattgatgatgatgagtgggtcaaaacccgtctggagcaattgagtttgattgatgagaagagattggtagcagtgtgtcatggccaactatatcaaaagagaatggcaagagcgtacaacaagaaggtgtgtccccaaaaatttgaagtgggtcagcaagtattgaaacgcatccttccacatcaggctgaagcaaaaggcaaattcgccccaaattggcaggggccattcatCATAAcgagagtattatccaatggtgctttatatttaacagatatagaaggcaaatatgtagatatggctatcaattttgatgcagtcaaaagatattatgtatgatttctttggtttgtataattgttgtttgtattttgcatgttttgaagattggaatgacgaaggcatttttattctgctatctaaacactttatcctttgttacccctttgagccttatttattttcttttatacccctcttttggaatcagtagaaAGGTTCAGAAACACGGACACAAAAggtaaataaagaagaaaagaggaaaagagaagagaaaagagaaagaaaagaatggaaaagagtgaaaaaaataagaaaaaaaagaagaagaaaagagaaaagaaaaaagaaaagagaaaagtaataacaacaaagcaattcctatgacatgaactatgtttgacctgatttcttttaaggatacgtaggcagcctcatggtttggtcccatcaaaataaaaattcaaaaatccccaagcaaagaaactagggcagaagttgtggttgttgtaagagatctgattccaaaagttgtaattttgaacatattcaagctgttttgagcctttgtaataccttttctttccaaccctatccaaaaacccacattacggtccaaagaaagaccttccggtcagtcttcgagagatgccaagtcaagcaagtaggAGTGATTCATGTTAGGGGCAACACTCCATTCTGagcaggaaaaatgaaaaatgagagagtcttattggtgaaaacccttacgggcaccgtaaggttatgggaagctgagagaaatcaaaatgagagagtcttattggtgaaaaccctcgtgggcaccataaggcaacgggaGTTGAGGGATGAACAAaggagagaggtttgttggtgaaaacctttcagggcactgcaagccgAACAAGGTCAGTGATTTGGTGAAGAAATTGGGTTATGGAAATCCTGGGGCATAAAGTATGACAACTAAAAGATGATTGGTTGAATaggctgggctgattaatccgaaatacaggtcatgatcattggtgccagttgttccgctcagataagtctcttttctttttccccttcaaacagtcatccagttttggatttttcttctttattcctaactttcaaagtcattgcatttcatttcttttgggtttatttctctaagatttttCCAATATCAGTTTTGTTTgagcaagtgagaagggatttcaaagcttactaccaacttccaaaattgcacaaagcaaagtgcggccaaagcataccaaagatagcatgatgtaaagtgggaaatAAGGTGTCAGAGAAAAGTTCCATTGGACGAATGGTTTAGAAATCTTGTGGGAAATACAGAGGTTCAGGTAGAAAGGTCAGAAATGTAAAACAACGGTTTGGGCGTAGAACACTCGGGTTATCCAAGGTCCTGCAGGTGAGAGTCAGTCAAAAAGTCAAATGGTTCTTGGCCAATTCAAGACAACCAATCAAAGCAAAGCACGGCAGTggagaggccaccttcagcaagaatgccacaaactaaccaccacattttaaattgacaagatttttttttgatttgaaacaggggcagagaAATTccatttgtttcggagaaacctttCGTAAAGAAAGCAAGTACCAGGCAGGCTCGACCGTAAATCCTCAGGACCATCCTGGacaatgggacctagttaaaatGCAAATCATGCAtcacaagatctagcataagttttaccttgaggaaatataagttggctttgaagtttcATTCTTAGGATATGATTCAATTCGAAATTTTTAAGACCCTCCTAAATAATGAGACTTAGATATAAGACCTCTATTAGATAaaaagatttagcataagttctgccgtagggaaatataatttagccttgaagttgtcactcttaagatgagatttgattttaatgttcaggaccctcctggataatgggatttaatttaagattTTCACAGATAACAAGATTTGgcagaagtcatacctttaggaaatatcatTTAGCTTAAAAACTGTCAGTTAActagaaattttcaggaccctcctggataatgggatctagcttttaaaattctttgagattttttggtaacatgattcaattaacactcacagatatgCCAAGCTACCAAACTAGGGTAGAAAATTTCtgtttgttttgtctgttttgttgaaatcgggcacccacctggagagtaagggaGAACAACACAAGTTTCAAGAATGGAAAACCGTTATGGTTcaagcaatcaggtacccacctggagaaacaagggaatatagttcaaaggAAAAACAGTCGCAAGAGgaagtagttcaagttcagcaatcaggatccccacctggagaacaaagggaaaacaaatcaagttccGAGGAAAAGtaattgaagttttggcaatcaggcgcccacctggagaacaaagggaaaataaTTCAAGTTTTAAAGGAAAGGGATATAATttaggttcagcaatcaggagcccacgtggagaacaaagagaagagcagttgaagttttggtaatcaggagcccgcctggagaacaaaggaaagagCAGTtggagttttggtaatcaggagcccgcctggagaacaaagggagaagcaattcaagcgtcagtaatcaggagctcacctggagaacaaaggaaaaaattATTCAAGCATCGGTAATCagtagcccacctggagaacaaagggagagcaACTCAAGTGTcgataatcaggagcccacttagagaacaaagggagagcgattcaagcgtcggtaatcaggcaccctcctagagaacaaagggagagcgattcaagtattggtaatcaggagcccacctagaaaacaaagggaaaacaattcaagtttcggaaggaaaggaatacaattcaaatgttggtaatcaggcacccaccggGAGAACAAcaggaaagcagcaatgttcaaaggaagacggatcaagtttagtaatcaggcgcctgcctggagaacaaaggaaaagcactttagaatgcaattcaagtcagcaacaaaggaatttcacctgGAGAGTACGATTCAACAGAGCAACAggaactgcaagatcaagtttgaagatgtagataggatttttgtaattcatagatcatagtttagtctagcttcttttattttgggttggtgtaataaggggttcagcaaGCAataacagcaacagcaacagtgaaatcacagcttcctggtagtcccagctaccaaaacatcccgaactacactgacatgattcctttatggccaaggatatgtaggcaaccgcggaagcagggtgcggtcaaatctttcaaaagtgcttccccacggagtattcaaacgggtaaaaattgctcgtatccgctcgctttatctttgcacgaaaactcttcgtgtttccgagcaaagaggggcagctgtgagcacgtaatttttgccctatatgaattactcctacaaaatcccaaggatatagattttttcttttagttatttgccattttaggagttttgtagaattttcttaattatttgcatttttctgtgcatgttcaattttatttaaatcaagaaaatacaaaaatactctgcatttgcatttaggatttatttttatatttttaggttaattaataaattagttgttttataaaaatgaaaaatcacaaaaatgactcactttgcattttaaccttttaattttaaattttatagtttttcttttaatttaggagttgtTTAATTTTGTAAATGTTAGGATAAGTAATTAGTTTACTTTTGTAAGTTATTTTTATTTGAGAGTAtaatttttgttttaattaattaaagaagaaaagaaggaaaaaaacatttgaaaattgaaaagaaaataagaagagggCTGTTAAAGCCAAATTCAACCAGGCCCAATTAAATTCCCCCCAAACTCGTTCAAGATCCGACCCAGACCACACCCCTAACTCAGTCCAGTCGTCAgcttaaccaaacgacaccgttctaCCCCTATCccatctcaaccgttggatcacATTGATCCAACGGACTAGAACTAAGGCTCCTTAAGTATTTGAATGCCCGGACCCAGGATCCCCCTAGTCCAAACACCCCTCTTCTGTCATTCATCGTCTCCACTCAGAGACATGAAGAACCCTAATGCCGCCCTAAAATGCCTCACcacctccggtggcggcgccaccccaAACCACTTTCAAATTTACACCCCATGATCCCTGGCCTCCCCTCTTCCCGAAACCTCAGACAATTTCCCTCGAATCCTTCTCCATTTGCTAAAATTTTAGATCTCAGATCCAAGCCCTAAAACCCCAAAACTGCCTTACCACGGATCTATGGCATGCAAGGTTTAGAGCTCTAAGTTTTCAAGTTTCGAGGGTTGATTTGACATAAAATTaatgttgttcatttgttcttgacaaaaAACAAGCGATTAACATTGGTTTTGGTTAAATCGGAGCGGCCGAAGTTTATTCAAGTCAATTaggtaattttttcttttattcttattTTCTGCCTACTTCTGTGTTTCTTTCTTTCATGttcctttcttttcttccatCGTTTCTTCATATTCCTCTGCTCCTTGgggtatttctttttctttgtttgtttttctacTTCTCTCTTTAGTTTCCAACCTTTGTTCATCTAAACTGTTGGTTATTTAGTTGCTCTATGTGATTAGGATAATTTAAGTTTAGGGCAATAACTTTTCAGTCTTGCTTTCATTTGCTGTCGACTGTTTAATCGAttttcagcatgttttagctcAATAGTCGGTCACAATTTTCTTAGTCTTGTTTGATAATTAAAATCAATAAAATTCAAGGTTATGGCTCAAAGTCTACTACCctgtctttcttttgttttgattgGTTTGGCCCTGTTGGGCCGGGTAAGCCCAAGTTTTCTTTCTTGGTTTGGTTTTTAGTTCAATCTGACCCATGTTAGGTTATGAGGGTAAATAGCAGAGGGTTAAAGGGTAGTTTAGGAAATTGGGCAAGGGGAATCTTTCCTAACCGATTGGGGAAAATTCTAGGAAGGTGGGCTTGGGGTTGGTTTAACAAACAAACTTTAATTTTGGGGTTTAAAATAAAAGATTAAAAAATCAGGGAAGGGGTAAATGGTAAATCTAAAACCAATTCTGCTGCCCTAAAGGTCCTCTATATAAGGCTGGTTATCAATAAAAAATAGGGAGAGATGGAAAAACCTGAAAAGTTAGAAACGGCTAAAAAAGATCCTCACTGATAGAGCTTTTTGTAAATCACTGTTCCATTGCATTTGTCTTCATATTTCTTTGGAtattctttaaatttcaagtggATTACTCTTTTCTGGTCTCAAAGACGGTGGTAGCTGATTGAGAACTGTTGTTAGCTTTCGTTTAGAAGCTGCTGATACTCTAATCTCTCTACTGAAAGTTTTTGCAGTTTGTTTCTTATTGTTCTAGGTATTTCTTTGAAATTTGAATGGCAAATGAAGCTGTGAATGTGGCTTTTTGTATGGAAAGTGTTGTTTCTGTTGAAGTTCATTAAAGATTTCTagttgtttgaagtttaattttcATATTTTGCTCAAGTCATTTAGCTTCTTGTCCATTTCTCCTTCTACTTCTTTCTTAAGTGTAATAGATCTGTAATAATAGATGCTCTAATAATTCACGCTTAAGTGTTAAAACTGTGTAAAATCTCGAAGTAGAACCAT contains:
- the LOC138885267 gene encoding uncharacterized protein, giving the protein MKAQALADHLAENPVDEEYEHLRTYFPDEEVMHIDKVEKEEKPGWKLFFDGIANMKGVGIGVVLIAEIEHHYPVTAQLRFYCTNNMAECEACILEFKHIPRNHNKVADALATLASMLHHPDKAYVDPLYIQVRDQHAYYNMVEEELDCEPWFHDIREYIRMGVYLV